In one window of Methanoculleus thermophilus DNA:
- a CDS encoding glycosyltransferase has product MQHGTASDRHKYPACYGHALKGGDHAVRKRVILRGFVCVCLALLAVTSGVAAQQTQPSVMNNTTAPLVYSQEEFELRTAMDKLWTEHVVWTRMYIISSLEDAPDTNATAARLLSNQEDIGDAIKPFYGEEAGDNLTALLKEHILIAVDIIEAVKAENTSQVEADSARWNQNADEIAVFLADLNPYFEESAIREALYMHLAMTNDEVVARVNGNYTADIEAYDEIYDQILDLSDTLSDGIVQQFPERFGK; this is encoded by the coding sequence ATGCAACACGGCACCGCCTCAGATAGGCATAAATATCCGGCGTGTTATGGGCACGCTCTCAAAGGAGGGGATCACGCTGTGAGGAAAAGAGTTATTTTGAGAGGGTTTGTCTGCGTTTGTCTTGCCCTGCTGGCTGTTACATCCGGTGTGGCGGCGCAGCAGACACAACCTTCTGTAATGAATAATACTACCGCCCCATTGGTCTATTCCCAGGAGGAGTTCGAACTCAGGACAGCCATGGACAAGCTATGGACCGAGCATGTTGTCTGGACACGTATGTACATCATATCATCGCTTGAGGACGCTCCGGATACCAATGCCACCGCAGCACGGCTCCTCTCGAATCAGGAGGATATTGGCGATGCCATCAAGCCCTTTTACGGAGAGGAGGCCGGGGATAACCTGACCGCATTGCTAAAGGAGCATATCCTGATTGCGGTTGATATCATTGAGGCTGTGAAGGCGGAGAACACATCACAGGTGGAAGCCGATTCGGCGCGGTGGAACCAGAATGCAGATGAGATCGCTGTATTCCTTGCTGATCTGAATCCATACTTCGAAGAATCGGCCATAAGGGAAGCGCTATACATGCACCTGGCGATGACGAACGATGAAGTCGTTGCACGCGTAAATGGAAACTACACCGCTGATATCGAAGCCTACGATGAGATCTACGATCAAATTCTCGATCTCTCGGATACGCTATCAGATGGGATTGTGCAGCAGTTCCCGGAGCGATTCGGGAAATAA
- a CDS encoding rubredoxin has protein sequence MGKKAQPYKCVVCGYIYDPERGEPHQSIVPGTAFTDLPADYACPVCGAGKTAFEALAARSGRYLCVVCGYIYDPERGEPKNGIAPGTAFQDLPDDYICPVCGVYAKVGKSAFVAME, from the coding sequence ATGGGAAAAAAGGCTCAGCCGTATAAATGTGTTGTGTGCGGGTACATCTATGACCCCGAGCGGGGAGAACCGCACCAGAGTATCGTACCAGGGACTGCGTTTACGGACCTTCCTGCTGACTATGCCTGCCCGGTATGTGGAGCCGGAAAGACCGCCTTTGAAGCCCTTGCTGCGAGGTCAGGGAGGTATCTGTGCGTCGTCTGCGGTTACATATACGATCCCGAACGGGGAGAACCCAAGAACGGCATCGCACCCGGCACTGCGTTCCAGGATTTGCCGGATGATTATATCTGCCCGGTCTGCGGGGTCTATGCCAAGGTTGGCAAATCTGCCTTCGTTGCAATGGAATGA
- a CDS encoding shikimate kinase → MDHRKNIVLIGMPGAGKSTVGVVLAKTIGMQFIDTDILIQERTGRKLQEILDQDGPDAFKRIEEETILSLHPRRAVIATGGSVVCSEAAMAHLKSIGVVVYLKIGYDEMVKRLRNITTRGILLLPGQSLREMYEERVPLYERYADLTAPCSGRDLESVLESVLEAL, encoded by the coding sequence ATGGATCATCGGAAGAACATCGTCCTCATCGGGATGCCCGGTGCGGGGAAGAGCACCGTGGGCGTCGTCCTTGCAAAAACCATCGGCATGCAGTTCATCGATACGGATATCCTGATCCAGGAGCGGACCGGGAGGAAACTCCAGGAGATCCTCGATCAGGACGGGCCGGATGCATTCAAGCGGATCGAGGAGGAGACGATTCTCTCCCTCCACCCTCGCCGTGCGGTGATCGCGACCGGCGGGAGCGTGGTCTGCAGCGAGGCTGCGATGGCGCACTTAAAATCGATAGGGGTGGTCGTGTACCTCAAGATCGGATACGACGAGATGGTAAAACGGCTCAGGAACATCACAACACGGGGGATCCTGCTCCTTCCGGGCCAGAGCCTCCGCGAGATGTACGAAGAGCGTGTCCCGCTCTATGAGAGGTATGCCGACCTCACCGCCCCGTGTTCGGGCCGGGATCTTGAGTCCGTTCTTGAAAGCGTGCTCGAGGCGCTGTGA
- a CDS encoding DUF3795 domain-containing protein, with product MPDTPFEPGLSAVVEGYRTHAALPYEISGEISQVTTIMHIEYPEIGVCGLSCRLCPMYNTEAESRCFGCKSPTRMAVGCPFIRCAVKRRGIEFCWECDESETCEKWKNHREAGKVRDSFKCYQTLEADISFISRHGVSEFQKIQERRGLLLEEMLNNFNEGRSKSYYCIAATVLEPGELEEALSRAKEESGGLDIRARSKVLHRILDEIASRRGYLLKLRK from the coding sequence ATGCCGGATACCCCCTTCGAGCCCGGGCTTAGTGCCGTGGTCGAAGGTTACAGAACCCACGCGGCGCTACCGTACGAGATATCCGGCGAGATATCGCAGGTAACAACGATCATGCATATCGAGTATCCCGAGATCGGCGTCTGCGGGCTCTCCTGCCGGCTCTGCCCCATGTACAACACTGAAGCGGAGAGCAGGTGTTTCGGGTGCAAGAGTCCGACCAGGATGGCCGTCGGCTGCCCGTTCATCAGATGCGCCGTGAAGAGGAGGGGGATCGAGTTCTGCTGGGAGTGCGACGAGAGCGAGACGTGCGAGAAGTGGAAAAACCACAGGGAAGCCGGTAAAGTACGCGACTCTTTCAAGTGCTACCAGACGCTCGAGGCGGATATCTCGTTCATCTCCCGGCACGGGGTATCCGAATTCCAGAAGATTCAGGAGCGGCGGGGGTTGTTGCTTGAGGAGATGCTGAACAACTTCAACGAAGGCCGCTCGAAGAGTTACTACTGCATCGCTGCAACCGTTCTGGAACCTGGAGAACTTGAGGAAGCGCTCTCCCGGGCAAAAGAAGAGTCCGGGGGGCTTGATATCAGGGCGAGGTCGAAGGTTCTTCACCGGATCCTCGACGAGATCGCTTCGAGGCGAGGCTATCTATTGAAATTGAGGAAGTAA
- a CDS encoding CPBP family intramembrane glutamic endopeptidase has product MRPQAPDNSTSKRSPFLFFVLVYALSIPLWVLNAIYPVKLPVDNLPVTDIVATFTPAIAASILVYREERLSGVKSLLKRAFDYRRITKKVWYIPILFLMPFIYVLTYGIMRLFGLPVPTAWSPPLTTPLLFIAFFLAAAGEELGYTGYVTDPMQARYTALTASLIIGFIHAVWHIPSAVSIGYTPGLYIWGVIVLGVTFRILTVWIYNNAGKSVFAAILFHAVTNTGRSIFPGSRSAFELYDGAIGYGLIAIATVIVVYLWGYKTLTRFRYAREAA; this is encoded by the coding sequence ATGAGACCCCAGGCCCCAGATAACAGCACTTCAAAACGGTCGCCATTCCTCTTCTTCGTGCTGGTCTACGCTCTATCCATTCCGCTCTGGGTTCTCAATGCCATCTACCCGGTAAAACTCCCCGTGGATAACCTTCCCGTGACGGATATTGTCGCTACGTTCACCCCGGCAATAGCGGCATCCATCCTTGTCTACCGGGAGGAGAGGCTCTCGGGGGTAAAGAGCCTCTTGAAAAGAGCCTTCGACTACAGGAGGATCACAAAGAAAGTCTGGTATATTCCCATCCTCTTCCTGATGCCGTTCATCTACGTGCTGACCTACGGGATAATGCGCCTCTTCGGGCTGCCGGTCCCGACGGCCTGGAGCCCGCCCCTTACTACACCTCTCCTCTTTATTGCGTTCTTCCTTGCCGCTGCAGGTGAAGAACTCGGCTATACGGGGTACGTCACCGATCCCATGCAGGCCCGGTACACCGCACTGACAGCCAGCCTCATCATTGGATTTATCCATGCCGTGTGGCACATCCCGTCGGCGGTCTCAATCGGCTACACCCCGGGGTTGTATATCTGGGGAGTGATAGTGCTCGGCGTTACGTTCCGAATTCTGACGGTCTGGATCTATAACAACGCCGGAAAAAGCGTCTTTGCAGCCATACTCTTTCATGCCGTGACCAATACGGGAAGGAGCATATTCCCGGGCAGCCGTTCGGCCTTCGAACTCTACGACGGGGCTATCGGCTACGGGCTCATCGCCATCGCGACCGTGATCGTGGTGTACTTATGGGGATATAAGACGCTGACACGATTCAGGTATGCCCGGGAAGCGGCTTAG
- the htpX gene encoding zinc metalloprotease HtpX — MQWTRDLGLTMRMFLTSFLLLIVYLIFLGVLSALGFSFGFLLLVAALMAFGQYFFSDKLVLWSTNTRIIEEDEYPELHRMVESLATRAGLPKPKVGIMASPVPNAFATGRSPSHAVVAVTDSIMRTLNREELEAVLAHEIAHVKNRDMLTLTMASFISMLAFLIMRNWIFIGLFNNRDNNMGALILVYVVSIIVWLVSTLLTRALSRYREFAADRGSATLTNNPRALISALQKISGRMDYVPAEKKQEVEGANAFFIIPALSGNTLMELFSTHPSLEKRVAALEELMTQQRGY, encoded by the coding sequence ATGCAGTGGACGCGCGACTTAGGTCTCACGATGAGGATGTTCCTTACATCGTTTCTGCTCCTCATAGTCTACCTGATCTTTCTGGGCGTCCTTTCAGCCCTTGGGTTCTCCTTCGGGTTCCTCCTGCTCGTGGCTGCCTTAATGGCATTCGGGCAGTACTTCTTCTCCGACAAACTGGTGCTCTGGAGCACCAACACCCGGATCATAGAGGAAGACGAGTACCCGGAGCTGCACCGGATGGTTGAGAGCCTCGCCACGAGAGCCGGTCTCCCGAAGCCAAAAGTCGGGATCATGGCCTCTCCGGTGCCGAACGCGTTCGCGACCGGACGCAGTCCGAGCCACGCCGTCGTGGCGGTCACCGACTCGATCATGCGGACGCTCAATCGCGAGGAACTGGAGGCAGTGCTCGCCCACGAGATTGCCCACGTGAAGAACCGGGATATGCTGACTCTGACGATGGCGAGTTTCATCTCGATGCTCGCCTTCCTGATCATGCGCAACTGGATCTTCATCGGGCTCTTCAACAACCGCGATAACAACATGGGCGCGCTGATCCTGGTCTACGTCGTCTCGATCATCGTCTGGCTGGTAAGCACGCTCCTCACCCGGGCGCTCTCCCGCTACCGGGAGTTCGCCGCGGACCGGGGCAGCGCTACCCTGACGAACAATCCCCGGGCGCTGATATCAGCGCTTCAAAAGATCAGCGGGCGGATGGACTACGTCCCCGCCGAGAAGAAACAGGAAGTTGAGGGCGCAAACGCCTTCTTCATCATTCCGGCCCTCTCAGGCAACACCCTGATGGAGCTCTTCTCGACGCACCCCTCGCTTGAGAAGCGGGTGGCCGCCCTCGAGGAGCTGATGACACAGCAGCGGGGATACTGA
- a CDS encoding sulfide-dependent adenosine diphosphate thiazole synthase has protein sequence MTLNEVTISRAILEESHRALIEHLEMDVAVVGGGPSGLACAALLGEKGLSCALIEKKLSIGGGMWGGGMMFPRIVVQEEARRLLDRFGIAYKEFEPGYYVAKSVEAVAKLTAAACDAGVEFFNLTTVEDVMIRGDGRVGGLVINWTPVDMAGLHVDPLTVACTCTVDASGHDAVVARMIERKGGRLQVKGESFMWAERAESRILDHTKEVFPGLFVAGMAANAVAGECRMGPIFGGMLLSGERAAELVAESLER, from the coding sequence ATGACGTTAAACGAAGTGACCATCAGCAGGGCCATCCTTGAGGAGTCCCACCGGGCGCTCATCGAGCATCTCGAGATGGACGTCGCCGTCGTCGGGGGCGGCCCCTCGGGGCTTGCCTGCGCCGCGCTCCTCGGTGAAAAGGGCCTCTCGTGTGCACTCATCGAGAAGAAGCTCAGTATCGGCGGTGGAATGTGGGGCGGCGGGATGATGTTCCCCCGGATCGTCGTCCAGGAGGAGGCCCGCCGGCTTCTGGACCGGTTCGGCATCGCCTACAAAGAGTTCGAGCCGGGCTACTACGTCGCAAAATCGGTAGAAGCGGTCGCGAAGCTCACCGCGGCGGCTTGCGACGCCGGTGTCGAGTTCTTCAACCTCACCACCGTCGAAGACGTCATGATCAGGGGTGACGGCAGGGTCGGCGGCCTCGTCATCAACTGGACGCCGGTCGATATGGCCGGGCTGCATGTCGACCCGCTCACCGTGGCCTGCACCTGCACCGTCGATGCGAGCGGTCACGACGCCGTGGTCGCCCGTATGATCGAGCGGAAAGGCGGCAGACTCCAGGTGAAGGGCGAGAGTTTCATGTGGGCCGAGCGTGCCGAGTCAAGGATCCTCGATCACACAAAAGAGGTATTCCCCGGCCTCTTCGTCGCCGGGATGGCGGCCAACGCCGTTGCCGGAGAGTGCCGCATGGGGCCGATCTTCGGCGGGATGCTTCTATCCGGAGAGCGGGCCGCAGAACTTGTTGCAGAGAGTCTGGAGCGGTAG
- a CDS encoding putative phosphothreonine lyase domain-containing protein, whose amino-acid sequence MEEIDPETLADVAYGIFEVYLNRELHARGPYLFELVEQRIDFKSDLIEIFEKFSEDYPPLADALRSQSGGIDAIYASLRDGEGTLPSKTVRMYWIVQDAPEPGERGLDDEQVGKWLIFVPPSEADEAWRKVRDGTVRGELGISAKVSTAKPNPDSRDERTVIYVYTKDWADAADVMRVRERLRDLGFIERIGYKRNIETYKGEYSKEGRKVTYYTA is encoded by the coding sequence ATGGAAGAGATTGATCCAGAGACCCTGGCCGACGTCGCATATGGGATCTTTGAGGTCTACCTCAACCGCGAGCTCCATGCCCGGGGTCCGTACCTCTTTGAGCTCGTCGAGCAAAGAATCGATTTTAAATCAGATCTTATCGAGATCTTCGAAAAGTTCAGCGAGGATTATCCACCTCTTGCCGATGCACTCCGATCCCAATCCGGCGGGATCGATGCCATCTATGCCTCGCTCCGGGATGGGGAAGGGACCCTCCCCTCTAAGACGGTCCGGATGTACTGGATCGTCCAGGATGCCCCGGAACCCGGCGAGCGAGGCCTCGATGACGAGCAGGTGGGAAAGTGGCTCATCTTTGTGCCCCCAAGCGAGGCTGATGAGGCGTGGCGGAAGGTCCGGGACGGGACGGTGAGGGGAGAACTCGGGATATCGGCAAAGGTCAGCACTGCCAAGCCCAATCCAGACTCACGCGACGAGCGGACGGTCATCTATGTCTACACAAAAGACTGGGCCGACGCTGCGGACGTGATGCGGGTCCGCGAGAGGCTCCGCGACCTCGGATTTATTGAGCGGATCGGCTACAAGCGAAACATCGAGACATACAAGGGCGAGTACAGCAAAGAGGGCAGAAAAGTCACCTATTATACCGCTTGA
- a CDS encoding 50S ribosomal protein L40e: protein MARFPEAEARLLNVQVCMKCNARNAIRATRCRKCGSDELRPKSKERKA, encoded by the coding sequence ATGGCGAGATTTCCCGAAGCTGAAGCACGTCTGCTCAACGTACAGGTCTGCATGAAATGCAACGCCCGGAACGCAATCCGTGCGACCCGGTGCCGCAAGTGCGGCTCGGATGAACTCCGGCCCAAGTCCAAGGAACGGAAGGCGTAA
- the rdgB gene encoding RdgB/HAM1 family non-canonical purine NTP pyrophosphatase, producing MKLAVVTSNPNKAREVAAYFAGILEVEHVPLECPEFRHTEIAEIARGKAEFAYRALSRPLIVDDTGFFIDALGGFPGPCAAYVQDTIGNEGILRLMEGVADRSAHFETVIAFADEDGIRTFQGVLHGAIVEPRGEKGFGYDPIFACAGRTLAEMPLSEKNRISHRARALEAFRTWIREERAS from the coding sequence GTGAAACTTGCGGTGGTGACGAGTAACCCGAACAAGGCCCGTGAGGTGGCCGCGTACTTTGCCGGGATCCTGGAGGTCGAGCACGTCCCCCTGGAATGCCCGGAGTTCCGCCACACCGAGATCGCCGAGATTGCACGCGGCAAGGCGGAGTTCGCCTACCGCGCACTCTCCCGCCCGCTGATCGTCGACGATACCGGGTTTTTCATCGACGCCCTTGGCGGGTTCCCGGGCCCGTGCGCCGCCTACGTCCAGGATACCATCGGCAACGAGGGGATCTTACGCCTCATGGAGGGTGTGGCCGACCGGAGCGCCCACTTCGAGACGGTGATCGCGTTCGCCGATGAGGACGGCATCCGGACATTCCAGGGGGTCCTCCACGGGGCGATCGTGGAGCCCCGGGGAGAAAAGGGGTTTGGCTACGATCCGATCTTTGCCTGCGCCGGTCGGACGCTCGCCGAGATGCCGCTCTCCGAGAAGAACCGGATCTCCCACAGGGCACGGGCCCTCGAGGCGTTCCGCACCTGGATCAGAGAGGAGCGCGCATCCTGA
- a CDS encoding bifunctional N(6)-L-threonylcarbamoyladenine synthase/serine/threonine protein kinase, producing MSHDGLVLGLEGTAWNLSAALFGDDLVALHSSPYVPPKGGIHPREAAQHHASVMKEVVSRVLTEPERIKAVAFSQGPGLGPSLRTVATAARALSIALGVPLVGVNHCVAHVEIGRWATGFRDPIVLYASGANTQVLGYLNGRYRIFGETLDIGLGNALDKFARSHDLPHPGGPIIEKLAQKGSYIELPYTVKGMDLAFSGLVSAAQESSAALEDVCFSLQETAFAMCVEVTERALAHAGKDEVLLVGGVGANRRLQEMLQVMCEERGAAFAVPERTFLGDNGAMIAYTGKVMLEHGVTLPLEKSQIRPGFRSDEVEVTWREDEPGEIFATGPHEGGTARGAEAVVEIREEDVVKRRVSKRYRSPALDKRLITERTRAEARLIAAARRAGVPTPVIHDITADTIVMERVEGDLLKYVATPETIRLAGEAVGRLHGAGIVHGDLTTSNMIVRNGQCVLIDFGLASTSAEIEDRGVDIHVFFETLESTTENFEELKQAFIEGYAETFEGADEVIAREHEVELRGRYL from the coding sequence ATGTCTCATGATGGGCTGGTGCTGGGACTTGAAGGGACGGCGTGGAACCTCAGTGCCGCCCTCTTCGGCGACGATCTGGTTGCCCTCCATTCTTCACCCTATGTCCCGCCGAAAGGAGGGATTCATCCGCGGGAGGCGGCGCAGCACCACGCTTCGGTGATGAAGGAGGTCGTCTCCCGGGTGCTCACGGAGCCGGAGCGGATCAAGGCCGTCGCCTTCTCCCAGGGGCCGGGTCTCGGCCCCTCCCTCCGGACGGTGGCGACCGCGGCACGGGCTCTCTCGATAGCCCTTGGCGTTCCGCTCGTCGGCGTCAACCACTGCGTCGCGCACGTCGAGATCGGGAGGTGGGCGACCGGGTTTCGCGATCCGATCGTTCTCTACGCGAGCGGGGCGAATACGCAGGTACTCGGCTACTTGAACGGCCGCTACCGGATATTCGGAGAGACGCTGGATATCGGGCTAGGGAACGCGCTTGACAAGTTCGCCCGGAGCCACGACCTCCCGCACCCGGGCGGCCCGATCATCGAGAAACTCGCCCAGAAGGGAAGTTATATCGAACTCCCGTATACCGTGAAGGGGATGGACCTCGCCTTCTCGGGGCTCGTCAGTGCCGCCCAGGAGAGTTCGGCGGCGCTTGAGGATGTCTGCTTCAGCCTCCAGGAGACCGCATTTGCTATGTGCGTCGAGGTGACCGAACGGGCGCTCGCCCATGCGGGGAAGGACGAGGTGCTGCTCGTCGGGGGGGTCGGCGCGAACAGGCGACTGCAGGAGATGCTGCAGGTCATGTGCGAGGAGCGGGGAGCGGCGTTCGCCGTCCCGGAGCGGACGTTCCTTGGCGATAACGGGGCAATGATCGCCTACACGGGCAAGGTCATGCTGGAGCACGGCGTGACCCTCCCCCTCGAGAAGTCGCAGATCCGGCCGGGTTTCCGGTCGGATGAGGTGGAGGTCACCTGGCGCGAGGACGAGCCCGGCGAGATCTTCGCCACCGGGCCGCATGAGGGCGGCACCGCCCGGGGTGCGGAGGCGGTCGTCGAGATCCGGGAGGAGGACGTGGTCAAGCGCAGGGTGAGCAAGCGCTACCGCAGCCCGGCGCTTGATAAGCGGCTGATCACCGAACGGACCCGGGCCGAAGCCCGGCTGATCGCAGCAGCACGGCGGGCGGGTGTCCCCACCCCGGTGATCCACGACATCACCGCAGATACCATCGTCATGGAGCGGGTCGAGGGCGATCTGCTGAAGTACGTTGCCACGCCCGAGACGATCCGGCTTGCCGGGGAGGCCGTCGGGAGGCTCCATGGAGCGGGGATCGTGCACGGGGACCTGACGACGAGCAATATGATCGTTCGCAACGGCCAATGCGTCTTAATCGACTTCGGGCTTGCATCCACATCCGCTGAGATCGAGGACCGGGGCGTCGATATCCACGTCTTCTTCGAGACGCTCGAGAGCACCACCGAGAACTTCGAGGAGTTGAAGCAGGCCTTTATCGAGGGGTATGCGGAGACTTTTGAGGGGGCGGACGAGGTCATCGCCCGTGAACATGAAGTGGAACTGCGGGGGCGATACCTGTGA
- a CDS encoding 30S ribosomal protein S27ae has product MAVKRYECYEIKGDAAVLQKRHCPRCGPGFLMAEHKDRVACGKCGYTEFRK; this is encoded by the coding sequence ATGGCAGTCAAGAGATACGAGTGTTACGAGATCAAGGGTGATGCGGCGGTTCTGCAGAAGCGGCACTGCCCACGCTGTGGTCCCGGCTTCCTGATGGCCGAGCACAAGGATCGGGTAGCCTGCGGCAAGTGCGGCTACACTGAGTTCCGAAAGTAG
- a CDS encoding 30S ribosomal protein S24e codes for MDFEITRDVRNELLNRRELTFTLTFDGPTPSRKSIQEKLAAMLNMSENLVVLDLDRTRFGKMELTGRARIYDDEESRNSTERDYLLKRGEPKAESEA; via the coding sequence ATGGACTTCGAAATTACCCGTGATGTGAGGAACGAGTTGTTAAACCGGAGGGAGCTTACATTTACTCTCACGTTTGACGGCCCGACACCCTCGCGGAAGAGTATTCAGGAGAAGCTCGCTGCGATGCTGAATATGAGCGAGAACCTCGTCGTGCTGGACCTCGACCGAACCCGGTTCGGGAAGATGGAACTTACCGGCCGTGCCCGGATCTACGACGACGAGGAGAGCAGGAACTCGACCGAGCGGGATTACCTGCTTAAGCGCGGCGAACCGAAAGCAGAGAGCGAGGCGTAA
- a CDS encoding GTP-dependent dephospho-CoA kinase family protein has protein sequence MLRLLRLPEEHRGLFKKPFGTLARNIGEHLPELRGRAVYAVGDVVTHNLLGAGIVPDIAIIDGYTMRSPCTQSPLLQTRRLAAKNPAGTITDELVEAIEEAVGNPPAVIFVDGEEDLAVIPLIIAAPVGAAILYGQPGEGVVLRLVDESAKEEAASMLNCFVRE, from the coding sequence ATGCTCCGGCTCCTCCGGCTCCCCGAAGAACACCGCGGTCTCTTCAAGAAACCGTTCGGCACCCTCGCCCGGAATATCGGCGAACACCTCCCAGAGCTCCGGGGCCGGGCGGTCTACGCGGTCGGGGATGTGGTGACGCACAACCTCCTTGGTGCAGGCATCGTCCCGGATATCGCGATCATCGACGGCTATACCATGCGATCGCCCTGCACCCAGTCACCCCTGCTGCAGACGAGAAGACTCGCGGCAAAGAACCCGGCCGGCACGATCACCGACGAACTCGTGGAGGCGATCGAGGAGGCGGTCGGGAACCCTCCAGCAGTGATCTTTGTCGACGGCGAGGAGGATCTTGCGGTCATTCCGCTCATCATCGCCGCGCCGGTCGGGGCCGCCATCCTCTACGGCCAGCCGGGGGAGGGGGTCGTCCTCCGGCTTGTTGACGAGTCGGCAAAAGAGGAAGCCGCGTCCATGCTGAACTGTTTCGTGCGTGAGTGA
- the spt4 gene encoding transcription elongation factor subunit Spt4, with product MAVRNKKVIKVCRECHRVVEGESCVICGTANLSEDWAGYVVIIDPEHSEIAKKMNITMPGRYALKVR from the coding sequence ATGGCCGTGCGAAACAAGAAGGTGATCAAGGTCTGCCGCGAGTGTCACCGCGTCGTCGAGGGCGAATCCTGCGTGATCTGCGGCACGGCCAACCTGAGCGAGGATTGGGCGGGCTACGTCGTGATCATCGATCCCGAGCATTCGGAGATCGCAAAGAAGATGAACATCACCATGCCCGGCCGATACGCACTGAAGGTCCGCTGA
- a CDS encoding DNA-directed RNA polymerase, whose protein sequence is MYYKMTLEDKVRVPPHRLGEDLGKVVLNVLQEQLEGSISKEIGIFIAVTKILDIGEGELIPGDGAVYYDVRFEAVVLRLALQEVIEGVVVETTSFGAFVSLGPIDAMLHVSQISDEYINYDEKNSRLICQDSKRFIAVGDGVRARIVALSLNEREPRESKIGLTMRQSGLGTTTWLEEELEQEKGKGAA, encoded by the coding sequence ATGTACTATAAAATGACACTGGAGGATAAGGTGCGGGTTCCGCCCCACCGGCTCGGGGAAGACCTTGGGAAGGTCGTCCTCAACGTACTGCAGGAACAACTGGAAGGCAGCATATCAAAGGAGATCGGGATCTTCATCGCAGTCACGAAGATTCTCGATATCGGTGAGGGGGAGTTGATCCCCGGGGACGGGGCCGTCTACTACGATGTCAGGTTCGAAGCGGTGGTGCTCCGTCTCGCGCTCCAGGAAGTGATCGAAGGCGTCGTGGTCGAGACGACGAGTTTCGGTGCGTTCGTCAGCCTCGGGCCCATCGATGCCATGCTTCACGTAAGCCAGATATCGGATGAATATATCAACTACGACGAGAAGAACAGCAGGCTGATCTGCCAGGATTCGAAGCGGTTTATCGCTGTCGGCGACGGCGTCCGGGCGCGGATTGTTGCTCTATCGCTCAACGAACGCGAGCCCCGGGAGAGCAAGATTGGTCTTACCATGCGGCAGTCGGGCCTCGGGACCACGACCTGGCTCGAAGAGGAACTTGAGCAAGAGAAAGGGAAAGGAGCAGCCTAA
- a CDS encoding type II toxin-antitoxin system VapC family toxin, translating to MRVLLDTNALLMPAQFGIDLYGELLALLGDYEPIVLEEVVGELSGLARGHGRDAAAARVGLAMARRSTVLPSGSSADHVDDRVIEYARREGCVVVTNDRELRNALLREGIDVISMRRERTLELIRG from the coding sequence GTGAGGGTTCTTCTCGACACAAACGCCCTCTTGATGCCAGCCCAGTTCGGGATTGACCTCTATGGAGAACTTCTGGCCCTTCTCGGGGATTATGAGCCGATCGTCCTTGAAGAAGTGGTTGGCGAGCTCTCGGGACTTGCCCGGGGTCACGGCCGCGATGCGGCTGCCGCCCGTGTGGGTCTCGCGATGGCCCGGCGCTCGACCGTCCTGCCAAGCGGAAGCAGCGCGGACCATGTGGACGACCGGGTTATCGAGTATGCTCGCAGGGAAGGATGCGTTGTGGTGACGAACGACCGAGAACTCCGAAATGCTCTCCTTCGCGAGGGAATAGACGTCATCTCGATGCGAAGAGAGAGAACGCTGGAGCTGATAAGAGGATAG